The following coding sequences lie in one Metallumcola ferriviriculae genomic window:
- a CDS encoding vWA domain-containing protein → MCASLNTNMEHSENLIEVSLLRFINLLRLRGIRISSAETLDALSALTHVDIRDRDEVKAGLSGTLVKDADQMEVFELAFNNFFIPQSERKELTEKHQQQVEQQAEQIEKAQTDLQFQDEGLELNKEDNLAYNEMSSEEQARLQEFLKQTSQGKKVDNKFKPIVESLVKGHIERWKNNSGFKSIEIETSGDQYLDALMSELMEKHPPEASLIHQDMGNIKDEDLPQMNQVIRRLSKKLATKISRRYESAKRSRHVDIRKTIRANLRYGGIPIDLKYRQKKIKKPELLLLCDVSGSMARYSTFSILFIAGLWSVVRRVQLFLFSEDLERVDLTHTAEGMEKFAQQLQQGSMVWGKGTNLNRALSQLNNKFPTAVGGNTVVIIISDTRTLQPGSAANKLKKISQQVKEVIWLNPLPGEQWPKNKTVSLFKRHSQMHLCNTLAQLEAVFKNKLFS, encoded by the coding sequence ATGTGCGCCAGTCTTAACACCAACATGGAGCACTCTGAAAATTTAATTGAGGTCAGTCTGCTGAGATTTATCAACCTTTTACGTCTTAGAGGCATTCGTATCAGCTCTGCAGAGACGCTGGATGCTCTTTCCGCGCTTACTCATGTCGATATCAGGGACCGTGATGAGGTTAAGGCAGGTTTGTCGGGCACTCTGGTCAAAGATGCTGACCAGATGGAAGTTTTTGAACTAGCGTTTAATAATTTTTTTATACCTCAGTCAGAAAGAAAAGAGCTGACAGAGAAACACCAGCAGCAAGTGGAACAGCAGGCTGAACAAATAGAGAAAGCCCAAACGGACTTGCAATTTCAAGATGAAGGGTTGGAACTGAACAAAGAAGACAACTTGGCCTACAATGAAATGTCTTCGGAGGAGCAGGCACGATTACAGGAGTTTTTGAAGCAGACGAGTCAAGGGAAAAAAGTAGATAATAAATTTAAGCCCATTGTGGAATCGTTGGTAAAAGGACATATTGAGAGATGGAAAAACAACAGCGGATTTAAATCAATAGAGATAGAAACCAGCGGAGACCAATATTTGGATGCGTTGATGTCTGAACTGATGGAGAAGCACCCACCCGAAGCCAGTTTGATTCACCAGGACATGGGAAACATTAAAGATGAAGACCTCCCTCAGATGAACCAGGTTATTCGTCGGTTATCTAAAAAATTGGCCACCAAAATTTCCCGACGTTATGAAAGTGCTAAGCGCTCTCGGCATGTAGATATTCGCAAAACAATTCGGGCAAACCTACGCTATGGCGGTATACCGATTGATTTGAAATATCGCCAGAAAAAAATTAAGAAACCGGAATTATTGCTGCTTTGTGATGTGTCCGGATCCATGGCTAGATATTCTACTTTTTCCATACTGTTTATTGCCGGGCTATGGTCGGTGGTTAGAAGGGTACAGCTCTTTTTATTTTCTGAGGATTTGGAAAGGGTGGACTTGACTCATACGGCAGAGGGAATGGAAAAATTTGCACAACAGTTGCAGCAGGGGAGTATGGTTTGGGGGAAAGGAACGAATTTAAATCGTGCTTTGAGCCAGCTGAATAACAAATTTCCTACGGCTGTCGGAGGTAACACTGTGGTAATAATTATTAGTGATACCAGGACCTTACAACCAGGCAGCGCTGCCAATAAACTAAAAAAAATTAGCCAGCAGGTCAAAGAGGTAATATGGCTAAATCCGCTGCCCGGCGAACAATGGCCAAAAAATAAAACCGTTAGTTTATTCAAGAGGCACAGCCAAATGCATCTTTGCAATACTCTTGCCCAACTAGAAGCAGTATTTAAAAATAAACTTTTTTCATAA
- a CDS encoding helix-turn-helix domain-containing protein, translating to MVILGEKIRELREERDYTLSDLAERAGLSISYLSEIERGAKRPSLKTLDKIAAALNVSRNVLVDIGGEKLKISMGDKIRMLREEDKLTLGDLAKNVGISPSYLSEIERESVHPSVSTIKSISRALEVPITTIMHSHESTIGLKLRASREEQGMTQADLADKAGVSAGLIGQIENGRVQPSLKTLENVADVLGVSPCYFVLDNDSIEQMLPSFSPELRKMLADDNVQAVLRLICNLSEDELKFILNFIQLFKKSKITNF from the coding sequence ATGGTTATTCTAGGTGAGAAAATTCGTGAACTACGAGAAGAACGCGACTATACACTAAGTGACTTGGCTGAACGGGCAGGTTTATCTATTTCTTATTTGAGCGAAATAGAACGAGGGGCTAAGCGACCTTCCTTAAAAACTCTTGACAAGATAGCTGCCGCATTGAATGTATCGCGTAATGTTTTGGTGGATATAGGCGGGGAAAAGCTAAAGATTTCTATGGGCGATAAAATTCGTATGCTTAGAGAAGAAGATAAGCTCACATTAGGTGATTTGGCGAAGAATGTTGGAATTTCTCCTAGCTATCTGAGCGAAATCGAAAGGGAAAGCGTTCACCCATCGGTATCCACTATCAAGTCCATTAGCAGGGCATTAGAAGTTCCTATTACCACCATTATGCACAGCCATGAAAGTACCATTGGGTTAAAACTGCGTGCGAGCCGAGAAGAGCAGGGAATGACCCAGGCTGATTTAGCGGATAAAGCCGGAGTATCTGCCGGCCTTATCGGTCAGATTGAAAATGGTCGTGTCCAACCGTCCCTAAAGACGTTGGAAAACGTTGCAGATGTTTTAGGGGTTTCACCCTGTTATTTTGTTTTGGATAACGACAGCATTGAGCAAATGCTGCCGAGTTTTTCGCCAGAATTGCGAAAAATGTTGGCTGATGATAATGTTCAAGCAGTCCTTAGGTTAATTTGTAATTTAAGTGAGGATGAGTTAAAGTTTATCCTGAACTTTATTCAGCTCTTTAAAAAATCAAAAATTACCAACTTTTAG
- a CDS encoding response regulator transcription factor yields the protein MAVRILFADDEEKMRNLVRMFLEKEGYQVEVTTDGNQAVRRAAEGKFNLIILDVMMPGQDGLSVCREIRKFSSVPIIMLTARGDEIDRVLGFELGADDYVVKPFSPRELVARVKALLRRAGTYSNDESKEVLIEFDGLSIDVGARKIMSGDHEITLTPKEFDLLLFLAENPSKVFTRENILARVWGYDYFGDLRTVDTHIKKLREKLSQSGNKFVHTVWGVGYKFEVSRE from the coding sequence ATGGCTGTAAGAATTCTATTTGCAGATGATGAAGAGAAGATGCGTAATCTGGTACGAATGTTTTTAGAAAAAGAAGGATATCAAGTTGAAGTGACAACTGATGGTAATCAGGCAGTGCGCCGAGCAGCAGAAGGCAAATTCAACCTGATAATTTTGGATGTAATGATGCCCGGCCAGGACGGATTGAGCGTATGCCGGGAAATACGTAAATTTTCTTCAGTGCCTATTATCATGCTCACTGCTCGCGGCGATGAAATAGACCGAGTGTTGGGATTTGAACTCGGAGCAGATGACTATGTGGTAAAGCCTTTCAGTCCTAGAGAATTGGTGGCACGAGTAAAGGCCCTACTCCGGCGTGCCGGAACATATAGTAATGATGAGTCAAAAGAAGTCCTGATAGAATTTGACGGACTGTCTATAGATGTGGGTGCACGCAAGATAATGAGCGGTGACCATGAAATAACACTGACACCCAAGGAATTTGACCTACTTTTATTTTTGGCTGAAAACCCCAGTAAGGTTTTTACCCGCGAAAATATTTTGGCGCGAGTTTGGGGTTATGATTATTTTGGTGATTTGCGAACGGTGGATACTCATATTAAGAAGCTGCGGGAAAAACTTAGCCAATCCGGAAACAAATTTGTTCACACTGTATGGGGTGTGGGTTATAAATTTGAGGTGAGCAGGGAATGA
- a CDS encoding HAMP domain-containing sensor histidine kinase produces MNLRRSMVGKMWLGTVILVIVILLLLGVLLTHLLENFYYDQKEAELVRQGSLLAHSLAEGDETTMNNLDSLEEYLNATVMVVNRSGLVRACGGMMGMRPGMRMQSGEVDRVLSGEIITNRGFDPRFDRAVLSAAVPIEKGDKVIGAAMLYTPVEPISETIAHMRRIVLLSGAVAILLVTVLGFFMTRKLSLPLLQMKEQAHRMASGDFKGRVPAESDDEIGLLGRSFNYMAEQLNSSVMALSQEKEKLSNIVTSMSDGVVTFSSSGEIMFLNQQAKALLKAAGFAGEEEIVNLFSQWIKQVLISGNQLNEEMPARESILAVRISPLWEDKSPAGVVVLLQDVTKERELERLRREFLASVSHELRTPLTYLQGYAEAMQDGLAESPGEREQIINIFLEETLRLRRLVNDLLDLNQLENGQLVMNFGVVDLNMLVKRVTDKMQPLAQGHEISLDKQLYPEKVAVRGDFDRLQQVLVNLLDNALQHTPAHGRIVVSVDKVESGIIRVKDSGAGIHEAEVDHIWERFYKVDKARTRTQAGTGLGLAIVKNIIKAHSGEVAVISKPGIGAEFSVAIPLSEPSEEKKAVQNA; encoded by the coding sequence ATGAACCTTAGACGCAGTATGGTGGGTAAGATGTGGCTGGGGACCGTAATATTGGTGATCGTAATTCTATTGCTCTTGGGAGTTCTGCTGACGCATCTGCTGGAAAACTTTTATTATGATCAGAAAGAGGCGGAACTGGTGCGGCAGGGCTCTTTGCTTGCCCACTCCCTGGCAGAGGGAGACGAAACCACTATGAATAACCTGGATTCCCTTGAAGAGTATCTCAATGCTACTGTGATGGTGGTCAACCGTTCCGGTTTAGTGCGGGCCTGTGGCGGCATGATGGGTATGCGTCCTGGTATGCGGATGCAAAGTGGAGAAGTGGACAGGGTTTTAAGCGGGGAGATTATTACCAACAGAGGGTTTGATCCTCGTTTTGATAGGGCAGTTTTGTCCGCGGCAGTACCCATCGAAAAAGGCGATAAGGTGATCGGTGCAGCAATGCTCTATACACCTGTAGAGCCGATTAGTGAGACCATTGCGCATATGCGCCGAATAGTCTTGTTAAGCGGTGCAGTAGCAATACTTTTAGTAACTGTGCTGGGTTTTTTTATGACCAGGAAGTTATCGTTACCGTTGCTTCAGATGAAGGAACAGGCACATCGTATGGCCAGTGGTGACTTTAAGGGTAGAGTACCGGCGGAAAGTGACGATGAGATTGGTCTATTGGGTAGATCATTTAATTACATGGCAGAGCAGTTAAACAGTTCAGTGATGGCCCTGTCTCAGGAAAAAGAGAAACTGTCAAACATTGTGACCAGCATGTCTGACGGCGTTGTTACCTTTTCTTCTTCTGGTGAAATTATGTTTCTCAATCAGCAGGCAAAAGCATTGCTGAAAGCTGCCGGTTTTGCCGGGGAAGAAGAAATAGTTAATTTGTTTTCCCAGTGGATTAAGCAGGTTTTGATTTCCGGAAACCAATTAAATGAAGAAATGCCGGCCCGAGAAAGTATTTTGGCCGTACGCATATCTCCGTTGTGGGAGGATAAAAGTCCTGCGGGGGTGGTTGTCCTCCTACAGGACGTGACCAAGGAAAGGGAGCTTGAGAGACTGCGCCGAGAATTTCTGGCCAGCGTTTCCCACGAGCTGCGTACACCACTCACTTACCTTCAGGGATATGCTGAAGCGATGCAGGACGGACTGGCAGAAAGCCCGGGCGAAAGAGAGCAGATAATTAATATTTTTCTGGAGGAAACTCTTCGCCTCCGCCGCTTGGTAAACGATTTACTTGACCTTAACCAACTGGAAAACGGACAGTTGGTAATGAACTTCGGTGTAGTAGATTTAAACATGTTGGTAAAACGGGTAACTGATAAGATGCAGCCCCTCGCTCAAGGACATGAAATTAGCTTGGACAAGCAGCTGTATCCTGAAAAAGTTGCTGTTCGGGGAGACTTTGATAGACTTCAGCAGGTGTTGGTAAACTTGTTGGATAATGCACTCCAGCATACTCCTGCTCATGGCCGTATTGTAGTGTCGGTAGATAAAGTTGAAAGTGGAATAATCAGGGTGAAAGATTCCGGTGCAGGTATTCATGAAGCTGAGGTCGACCATATTTGGGAACGATTTTATAAAGTTGATAAGGCACGAACCAGAACTCAAGCGGGCACTGGGTTAGGATTGGCAATAGTTAAAAATATTATTAAAGCCCATAGCGGAGAAGTAGCCGTGATTAGTAAACCTGGTATAGGAGCGGAATTCTCTGTTGCCATTCCTTTGAGTGAACCATCTGAAGAGAAAAAAGCAGTACAGAATGCGTAA
- a CDS encoding rhodanese-like domain-containing protein, giving the protein MRNLKKNVILLTVIVLTLFTLTACTANGYRNVSAEEAKQLIDAGGITVVDVRTPHEFNQGHIKNSQLVSIEQVAETAKQWPKDTKLLMVCASGSRSGAAAEMLAEKGYTEVYNLAGGVYQWPYGLVN; this is encoded by the coding sequence GTGCGAAATTTAAAAAAGAATGTTATTTTATTAACAGTAATTGTCTTAACATTGTTTACTCTTACGGCATGTACAGCTAATGGCTATCGCAATGTCAGCGCAGAAGAGGCCAAACAATTAATCGATGCGGGTGGAATAACGGTAGTTGACGTTCGCACGCCGCATGAGTTTAACCAGGGCCATATCAAGAACTCACAGTTGGTGTCAATTGAACAAGTGGCGGAAACAGCTAAACAGTGGCCAAAAGACACCAAGCTTCTTATGGTATGTGCCTCTGGTTCACGAAGCGGTGCTGCAGCAGAGATGCTGGCGGAGAAGGGATATACTGAAGTTTACAATTTGGCCGGCGGTGTTTACCAATGGCCATATGGTTTAGTGAACTAA
- a CDS encoding FmdB family zinc ribbon protein — protein sequence MPNYDFKCKECGELFSKRVPMNDRGKVICPKCSGKTEQRLTGFGLVKGGSSSSSAGSCGPSGSRFT from the coding sequence ATGCCAAATTATGACTTCAAATGCAAAGAGTGTGGAGAACTTTTTAGTAAGAGGGTACCGATGAATGATAGAGGAAAAGTTATCTGCCCAAAGTGTTCTGGTAAAACGGAGCAGCGTCTTACGGGCTTTGGTCTAGTTAAAGGCGGCAGCAGTAGTAGCAGTGCAGGAAGTTGCGGTCCAAGCGGCAGCCGTTTTACTTGA
- a CDS encoding tetratricopeptide repeat protein, with protein MLKFFRKNNKIIFIILTPLLAVGLVLSFTIWSAPSITNSNGNHQVKQGGPPVQQDDALVEELTNIRRYEQALKANPDNHTMLIDLGNAAYDVGLKYFETQQVENGIKYFNKAVEAYQNSLEIGEADPNVMTDLATAAMYSGQDQVAEEYFKKAIEMDDSHIYAKMNYGVFLANVKQDYAKAVEQWQKVVAESTDPDLKSRAQTLISNAQANSGQ; from the coding sequence ATGCTTAAATTTTTTAGGAAAAACAACAAAATCATTTTTATAATACTTACACCGTTGCTGGCTGTAGGTTTGGTTTTGTCCTTTACCATCTGGTCTGCACCATCCATTACCAATTCCAATGGAAATCACCAGGTGAAACAAGGTGGGCCCCCTGTTCAACAGGATGATGCCTTGGTAGAAGAGCTGACTAATATTCGTCGTTACGAACAAGCATTGAAAGCTAATCCCGATAACCATACCATGCTGATAGACCTTGGTAACGCCGCCTATGATGTTGGGCTTAAATATTTTGAGACTCAGCAGGTGGAAAATGGCATTAAATATTTTAATAAAGCGGTGGAGGCGTATCAGAATTCCTTAGAGATTGGCGAAGCCGACCCAAATGTGATGACTGATCTTGCAACCGCGGCTATGTACAGCGGACAGGATCAGGTTGCTGAAGAATACTTCAAAAAAGCGATTGAAATGGATGATAGTCATATTTATGCAAAGATGAACTATGGTGTGTTTTTGGCAAATGTTAAGCAGGACTATGCCAAGGCAGTTGAGCAGTGGCAAAAAGTAGTGGCCGAGAGTACTGACCCTGACTTGAAGAGTAGGGCGCAAACTCTAATCAGCAATGCCCAAGCAAATAGCGGGCAATAA
- a CDS encoding cytochrome c-type biogenesis protein: MNKFTTLMLILMMSLGLLVPVAFAAEIDAQAMISCFMAPDFCGKTLSACEGGISENMRQEVAAMVDSGKTKDEIIQHYVGIYGMQILSAPPKEGFYLTAWFMPVIGLAAGVAIMFGYMQRTKIKGSKQSNANSQADNGAYDEEVEEELKKYI; encoded by the coding sequence ATGAATAAGTTTACTACTTTGATGCTGATTTTGATGATGTCTCTTGGTTTATTGGTGCCAGTTGCTTTTGCAGCAGAGATAGATGCCCAGGCAATGATAAGTTGTTTTATGGCACCTGATTTTTGTGGCAAGACGCTTTCCGCTTGTGAGGGTGGTATATCTGAGAATATGCGGCAGGAAGTCGCGGCTATGGTGGATTCGGGTAAAACTAAGGACGAAATCATACAGCACTATGTAGGGATATACGGTATGCAAATACTGTCCGCCCCTCCCAAAGAGGGCTTTTATTTGACCGCTTGGTTTATGCCGGTTATTGGTCTGGCAGCGGGTGTGGCAATTATGTTTGGCTATATGCAGCGCACTAAAATCAAAGGTTCCAAACAGAGTAATGCCAACTCACAAGCCGATAACGGTGCCTACGATGAAGAAGTTGAAGAGGAATTAAAGAAATACATTTAG
- a CDS encoding histidine kinase → MNLEEKIKSVTDQLNDLIKRLPAHSLKPSMWAQVEELEEELQHLKKLAAEKEDG, encoded by the coding sequence GTGAATCTAGAAGAAAAAATCAAGTCCGTTACTGACCAGCTTAATGATTTAATAAAACGCCTTCCGGCTCATTCTCTTAAACCTAGCATGTGGGCTCAGGTTGAGGAGTTAGAAGAAGAACTGCAGCACCTTAAGAAATTGGCAGCCGAAAAGGAGGATGGCTAG
- a CDS encoding 4Fe-4S binding protein — MPGSRAIIDGDKCRQEADCPPMENCPANAIINDEGFRYVDNSCRGCKKCVILCPYRAIIMVK, encoded by the coding sequence GTGCCGGGATCACGCGCAATAATTGATGGGGATAAGTGCCGGCAGGAGGCAGATTGCCCGCCTATGGAAAATTGCCCTGCCAATGCGATAATTAACGACGAAGGATTTCGTTATGTAGATAACAGCTGCCGCGGTTGTAAAAAATGTGTTATTCTTTGCCCTTATCGGGCTATAATTATGGTGAAATAA
- the trxA gene encoding thioredoxin, whose protein sequence is MSKIKQLNDKNFNEEVKQGKVLVDFWAPWCGPCKMMAPVLEEVSQEVEQVTIAKVNVDENPTVAARFGVMSIPTLALLADGEEIDRIVGFVDKATLKAKL, encoded by the coding sequence ATGTCTAAAATTAAACAGCTCAACGACAAGAACTTTAACGAAGAAGTGAAGCAGGGGAAGGTTTTAGTTGATTTTTGGGCACCTTGGTGCGGACCGTGCAAGATGATGGCACCGGTATTGGAAGAGGTTTCCCAAGAGGTGGAACAGGTCACCATTGCCAAAGTAAATGTGGATGAGAACCCCACAGTTGCGGCCCGTTTTGGTGTGATGAGCATTCCCACATTGGCGCTGCTTGCAGATGGCGAAGAAATTGATAGAATTGTCGGGTTTGTGGACAAAGCAACTTTAAAGGCAAAACTCTAA
- a CDS encoding ROK family protein produces the protein MGIIAAIDLGGTAIKGALFDGTGPLTKKNHPTEAKKGYGHVLQNIDQLIQRMADNKGIKVDEIRSVGVGVPAFMAEQGRRVVLAPNLGWSDVDFASDLAEQMQKPVFCNNDANLAALGEHWQGNGKDIENLLMVTIGTGIGSGLILNGELYQGKSGMAVEVGHMVIMAEGSHRCSCGRQGCVEALTAAPAIVREAKKLMDVPTDCLPDVNITEAKQVYQAAASGDKRALQVVEKAAYFLGVALANILNFYELDVIIIGGGVAQAGDILLNPLRRTVARETVFFQRRPTEILPGMLGNDAGVFGAARWAALGEAKKRG, from the coding sequence TTGGGGATTATAGCGGCTATTGATTTGGGCGGTACTGCGATTAAGGGAGCTTTATTTGATGGGACAGGTCCGTTGACAAAAAAGAACCACCCAACAGAGGCGAAAAAAGGTTATGGACATGTACTGCAAAACATTGATCAATTAATCCAGCGAATGGCCGATAACAAGGGGATAAAGGTCGACGAGATAAGGTCGGTGGGCGTGGGGGTACCGGCCTTTATGGCCGAGCAAGGAAGACGTGTGGTATTGGCGCCAAACTTGGGCTGGAGTGACGTTGATTTTGCCAGCGACCTAGCTGAACAGATGCAAAAACCGGTATTCTGCAACAATGATGCTAATTTAGCTGCTTTGGGTGAACACTGGCAGGGAAACGGTAAGGACATCGAGAATTTGTTAATGGTTACCATTGGCACGGGCATTGGGTCGGGATTAATACTGAACGGAGAATTGTATCAGGGTAAAAGCGGTATGGCTGTGGAAGTGGGTCACATGGTGATAATGGCTGAAGGGAGCCACCGGTGCAGCTGCGGTCGCCAGGGCTGTGTTGAGGCGCTGACCGCTGCACCTGCAATTGTGCGTGAAGCAAAAAAATTAATGGACGTACCTACTGATTGCTTGCCCGATGTGAATATTACTGAAGCCAAGCAGGTTTATCAGGCGGCAGCCAGTGGGGATAAGCGGGCCCTTCAGGTAGTGGAAAAAGCGGCTTATTTTCTAGGAGTAGCTTTAGCTAATATACTGAACTTTTACGAATTAGATGTAATTATCATCGGCGGCGGGGTTGCCCAGGCTGGCGATATTCTGTTAAACCCATTAAGGCGGACAGTCGCACGGGAGACGGTGTTTTTCCAGCGGAGACCGACAGAAATACTGCCGGGAATGCTTGGTAATGATGCCGGGGTTTTTGGTGCCGCGCGGTGGGCTGCGCTGGGTGAGGCGAAAAAAAGAGGGTGA
- a CDS encoding MoaD/ThiS family protein translates to MEVTIKLFANLREKAPECARNGQWVMEIGGQDRVVDILQKYDLVLATDKMLVTVNGQVLKENYQLQEGDEICVFPPLIGG, encoded by the coding sequence ATGGAAGTAACCATAAAACTATTTGCCAATTTACGGGAAAAGGCACCGGAATGTGCCCGTAATGGGCAGTGGGTAATGGAAATTGGTGGTCAGGACAGGGTCGTGGATATACTGCAAAAGTATGATTTGGTGTTAGCTACCGATAAGATGCTGGTTACGGTTAACGGTCAGGTGCTAAAGGAAAACTATCAACTGCAGGAGGGTGACGAAATCTGCGTCTTTCCTCCGTTGATAGGCGGCTAG
- a CDS encoding aldolase, producing the protein MLKIFQQLGRDLFISGLISSHGGNMSIIDGERVHITRSGSMLGRLIDGDVVVTGLNVDDGDFKLASSELVVHRAVYRHTDARAILHAHPPYAVALSLLTDEDIVPVDSEGAYLLKRVPVISAKETIGSQEVAEKLPQALSRAPISVLKGHGSFAVGSTLAEALQYTTALELAAKIIWLSSRHGGRR; encoded by the coding sequence ATGCTTAAGATATTTCAGCAGCTTGGTAGAGATTTGTTTATTTCAGGTTTGATTTCTTCCCATGGTGGTAATATGAGTATTATTGACGGAGAGAGGGTACATATTACCCGGTCAGGATCAATGCTGGGTCGGCTTATTGATGGCGATGTAGTGGTTACCGGATTGAATGTTGATGATGGTGATTTTAAGCTTGCTTCTTCTGAATTAGTGGTTCATCGGGCTGTTTATCGGCACACTGATGCCCGGGCGATACTTCATGCCCATCCCCCCTACGCAGTGGCGCTATCGCTGCTGACCGATGAAGACATTGTACCGGTGGATTCTGAGGGCGCTTATTTGTTGAAAAGAGTACCAGTGATATCAGCCAAAGAAACCATCGGCTCACAGGAAGTAGCCGAAAAATTGCCTCAGGCTTTATCACGAGCGCCAATCAGTGTATTGAAGGGGCATGGCAGCTTTGCAGTGGGCAGTACTTTGGCAGAGGCACTTCAGTATACTACTGCGTTAGAATTGGCGGCTAAAATAATTTGGTTGAGCAGCAGGCATGGCGGTCGGAGGTAA
- the lpdA gene encoding dihydrolipoyl dehydrogenase — MIVLGGGPGGYTAAIRAAHQGGKVALIERDALGGTCLNWGCIPTKALVKSAEVYRSVRDAEQFGVNVENSNLNFSGVTMHKTKVVNDLRKGLDQLMKANKIEVFSGSGEVQDLHTILVDQGNGEKTAVKGKNIVIATGSVPIRIPIPGADAEGVITSDQALSLTSLPDSMVVIGGGVVGLELASVFNSFGCKITVVEMAPFILPPMDQEISRRLTPMLKKQGMNIFTGTVVKEIKRQDKLVVTLEGKQDRQITADMVLLATGRVPNLAGVSIDKLGIHHQGQRIAANERMETNLPGIYAVGDVTGGTMLAHVAAAEGMVAADNCMGQQREFDFRAVPACIFTYPEVAAVGMTEQQAKDAYTNITVSKFPFSASGKALTLGEGAGITKMIAHAETGQILGVHILGAQATELIAEAALAIDARLTAQEVADTIHAHPTLAETIAEAAHGIVGKSIHTVR, encoded by the coding sequence ATGATCGTATTGGGCGGTGGTCCCGGCGGATATACGGCTGCTATCAGGGCGGCGCACCAAGGGGGTAAGGTGGCGCTCATTGAAAGAGATGCTTTGGGAGGTACATGTCTTAATTGGGGCTGCATTCCCACTAAGGCTCTTGTGAAATCCGCTGAGGTTTATCGGTCTGTTCGTGATGCTGAGCAGTTTGGCGTGAATGTAGAAAACTCCAACCTGAATTTTAGTGGGGTTACCATGCATAAAACAAAAGTCGTCAACGATCTTCGTAAAGGGTTGGACCAGTTGATGAAGGCCAATAAGATTGAGGTATTTAGCGGCAGTGGCGAGGTGCAGGATTTGCACACCATTTTAGTTGACCAAGGTAATGGGGAAAAGACTGCCGTAAAAGGCAAAAATATAGTGATTGCAACTGGTTCGGTTCCCATACGCATACCAATACCGGGTGCTGATGCCGAAGGTGTAATAACTTCAGACCAGGCTTTGTCACTAACTTCACTGCCAGACAGTATGGTGGTAATTGGCGGCGGTGTAGTGGGATTGGAGTTAGCAAGTGTCTTTAACAGTTTTGGCTGTAAAATAACGGTGGTAGAAATGGCACCGTTTATTTTACCGCCCATGGATCAGGAAATATCGAGGCGTTTGACCCCGATGTTAAAAAAACAGGGCATGAACATTTTTACCGGTACAGTAGTAAAAGAGATAAAAAGGCAGGATAAACTAGTGGTCACTTTGGAAGGGAAACAGGACCGGCAGATAACTGCGGATATGGTATTATTGGCTACTGGCAGGGTACCCAATTTAGCGGGGGTTTCAATAGATAAATTAGGGATACATCATCAAGGCCAAAGAATAGCCGCCAACGAACGCATGGAGACAAATCTCCCTGGTATCTATGCTGTGGGCGATGTTACCGGTGGCACAATGCTGGCGCATGTAGCGGCTGCTGAGGGGATGGTGGCAGCGGATAACTGTATGGGCCAACAAAGGGAGTTTGATTTTCGTGCAGTACCGGCATGTATATTTACTTATCCGGAAGTAGCTGCAGTGGGTATGACTGAACAGCAGGCAAAGGACGCATACACAAATATTACAGTCAGTAAATTTCCCTTTTCGGCAAGCGGTAAGGCATTGACTTTAGGAGAAGGCGCGGGTATCACTAAAATGATTGCCCATGCCGAAACCGGGCAGATACTTGGCGTACATATTTTGGGTGCCCAAGCAACAGAACTGATTGCCGAGGCGGCACTCGCAATTGATGCCCGTCTTACCGCCCAGGAAGTAGCAGATACCATTCACGCTCATCCCACCTTAGCAGAGACTATTGCGGAAGCTGCGCACGGCATAGTGGGAAAATCTATTCATACTGTTCGCTAA